The proteins below come from a single Chitinophaga pinensis DSM 2588 genomic window:
- a CDS encoding aldo/keto reductase — MNQSEIIIGKHTAHPLTVRKPGYGTMRLTGPDIWGEPADRNSAIQLLRRAADLGVNFFDTADFYGPGITNKLLADAFYPYSGDLIFATKVGAIRGADKSWQPYARPEELRKSVENNLKELKLEQLPLVHLGKRQGSEGDYEESFEAMLELQKEGKILHLGLTNVNVAQFKYATGKTHIATVENLYSYTQRITDPESPFAFQGGEVLTYCEQQEIPFIPFFSLQTSLPTEQQKLKQVADAHGISVAQLNLVWLLHTSEWILPIPGTTSIRHLEENIAAATMSLSKEEMDFLG; from the coding sequence ACGATGCGCCTGACCGGACCGGATATATGGGGCGAACCGGCAGACCGTAACAGCGCTATTCAATTATTACGGAGAGCAGCGGATCTGGGCGTCAACTTTTTTGATACGGCAGATTTCTATGGTCCGGGTATCACGAATAAGCTCTTAGCGGATGCTTTTTACCCTTACTCCGGCGACCTTATTTTCGCAACAAAGGTGGGCGCTATCCGTGGAGCAGATAAAAGCTGGCAGCCATATGCCAGACCGGAAGAACTGCGCAAAAGTGTAGAGAATAACTTAAAGGAGTTAAAACTGGAACAATTGCCGTTAGTGCACCTGGGAAAAAGACAAGGTAGTGAAGGTGATTACGAGGAATCGTTTGAAGCAATGCTGGAATTACAAAAAGAGGGAAAGATCCTGCACCTCGGACTAACCAATGTGAATGTCGCACAATTTAAATATGCTACAGGGAAAACTCATATCGCTACCGTGGAGAACTTATATAGTTATACCCAGCGGATTACTGACCCGGAAAGTCCGTTTGCTTTTCAGGGAGGCGAAGTACTGACTTACTGTGAGCAGCAGGAGATACCCTTTATTCCATTCTTCTCCCTGCAGACATCTCTGCCTACGGAACAGCAAAAGCTTAAACAGGTGGCAGATGCACATGGTATTTCCGTGGCCCAGCTGAACCTAGTGTGGTTATTACATACATCTGAATGGATACTGCCAATACCTGGTACAACATCTATCAGACATCTGGAAGAAAATATAGCAGCGGCCACAATGTCGCTTTCAAAAGAGGAAATGGATTTTCTAGGATAA
- a CDS encoding decarboxylase — translation MSTTAFAGWEQPLQDIVLPVKETYKDIFHQGSAAEYENAINGARELVTNFLHRNRQPFSGVSSTALRAAFAAVDFDTPLPDYESLLQEVQELYVKHATAFHLPAYIAHLNCPVVIPAVAAEVLIAAINSSQDTWDQSAGGTLMEQQLISWTAREIGFGTVADGVFTAGGSQSNLMGLLLARDHYAITNGGHNIKKQGLPGDASRYRIFISEKAHFSNHKGAALLGLGEQALVEIKTDARFRMDAELLEEAIAREIQQGNIPIAVVATAGTTDFGNLDPLADIGRIAAKYNLWYHIDAAYGCGLLLTEKYRHLLNGMETAHSVTIDYHKSFFQPISSSAFIVKDKQYLRLLRMHVDYLNPKDEDYDDLNQINKSIMQSTRRFDALKLWFTLRLMGKQKLGAYTETIIETAEKAAEVIGLDPELELLSYSDIGVILFRYAPEQYNPADLDALNQYIKKTMFNTGLVLVASTRVNGNFYLKFTMLNPLTTLDDVHFILNTIKETGAAWRQ, via the coding sequence ATGAGTACTACCGCATTTGCAGGCTGGGAACAGCCGCTGCAGGACATTGTATTGCCTGTAAAAGAGACCTATAAAGATATTTTTCATCAAGGATCGGCTGCTGAATATGAAAACGCCATCAATGGCGCACGCGAACTGGTCACTAATTTTCTGCACCGGAATCGCCAGCCTTTCAGCGGCGTCTCTTCTACTGCACTGAGAGCAGCATTTGCAGCAGTAGATTTTGATACCCCATTACCTGATTACGAAAGTCTCCTGCAGGAAGTACAGGAACTATATGTAAAACATGCCACTGCCTTTCATCTGCCAGCATACATCGCACATCTGAATTGCCCGGTGGTGATACCGGCAGTTGCAGCTGAAGTACTGATTGCTGCCATCAATTCTTCTCAGGATACCTGGGACCAGAGTGCAGGCGGTACCCTGATGGAACAACAGCTGATTAGCTGGACGGCACGTGAAATTGGCTTCGGTACAGTTGCTGATGGTGTATTTACAGCGGGTGGTTCACAGAGTAACCTGATGGGTCTATTACTAGCCAGAGATCACTATGCGATTACAAACGGCGGTCATAATATTAAAAAGCAGGGCTTACCTGGGGATGCTTCCCGTTATCGCATTTTCATTTCAGAAAAAGCACATTTCAGCAACCATAAAGGCGCTGCATTGTTAGGATTGGGGGAGCAGGCATTAGTAGAAATAAAAACAGATGCACGCTTCCGTATGGATGCGGAACTGCTGGAAGAAGCGATTGCCAGGGAGATACAACAAGGGAATATTCCTATTGCAGTCGTGGCTACCGCAGGCACCACTGATTTCGGTAACCTGGATCCGCTGGCTGATATAGGCCGTATCGCGGCTAAATACAACCTGTGGTATCATATAGATGCTGCCTATGGATGTGGGCTGCTGCTGACGGAGAAATACCGTCATTTACTGAATGGTATGGAAACAGCACATTCTGTTACGATCGACTATCACAAATCATTCTTTCAGCCTATCAGCAGCAGTGCCTTTATCGTGAAGGATAAACAATACCTGCGGCTGTTACGTATGCATGTCGACTATCTCAATCCAAAGGATGAAGATTACGACGATCTGAACCAGATCAATAAGTCCATCATGCAGAGTACCCGTCGCTTTGATGCATTGAAGTTGTGGTTCACCTTGAGACTGATGGGTAAACAGAAACTCGGTGCGTATACGGAAACCATCATCGAAACAGCGGAAAAAGCTGCGGAAGTCATCGGACTGGATCCTGAACTGGAACTGCTGAGTTATTCGGATATCGGTGTCATCCTGTTCAGATATGCACCGGAACAGTATAATCCTGCCGATCTGGATGCCCTGAACCAATACATCAAAAAGACGATGTTCAACACCGGATTGGTATTAGTGGCAAGTACACGTGTCAACGGTAACTTCTATCTGAAGTTTACTATGCTGAATCCGTTGACCACCCTGGACGATGTACATTTCATTCTTAACACCATTAAAGAGACTGGTGCTGCATGGCGCCAATAA
- a CDS encoding IucA/IucC family protein, protein MNPQTNNISAAEAVAHLQPDTWLKVNRLHVRKIIAEFAHELLITPVLQATTAGWGHYTLSPAAGIDYSFRAQLLSLDHWHIDTASIEKTVNGAAVPLDAVHFITEFSEQLGFDPVLLPTYLEEIISTLYGSAYMHTYNTTTATELTAADYQDIEHAMMAGHPCFVANNGRIGYDTVDYRKYAPEAATPFPVIWLAGHKSRTVFTGIDTLQYEEVLQQELDTDTITSFHGMLKEKGLQPEDYYLMPTHPWQWYNKLASIFSPDIAANNLVCLGYGKDAYLPQQSVRTLFNVTTPGRFYVKSALSILNMGFMRGLSPYYMRTTPGINEWVAGIIEGDAYLQQKGFMMLKEAATMGYTNHYFETAIKGESAYKKMLATLWRESPVGKLQAGQRLMTMAALLHVDAHGEAMLPALIRASGLDITSWLQQYMDCYLSPLLHCFYYYDLRFMPHGENVILILENNVPVKAIMKDIAEEVAVVNSELDLPENVRRIVIPVPEELKILSIFTQIFDCFFRFVSHVLVEHADYPEEQFWALAAECIQRYQQLHPELEEKFKRTDLFADEIVKTCLNRLQIRNNQRMIEPNNPFKSQQFAGTFKNPLAAFKHRQVAVV, encoded by the coding sequence ATGAATCCACAAACGAACAATATATCAGCAGCAGAAGCGGTCGCCCATCTGCAACCAGACACCTGGCTGAAGGTGAACAGACTACATGTGCGTAAGATCATTGCAGAATTTGCACATGAATTGCTGATAACGCCTGTATTGCAGGCAACAACTGCCGGCTGGGGACACTATACCTTGTCGCCCGCAGCTGGTATCGACTATAGCTTCCGTGCCCAGCTACTGAGCCTGGACCATTGGCACATAGATACCGCCTCTATTGAAAAAACCGTAAACGGTGCAGCTGTTCCTTTGGATGCAGTGCACTTTATTACCGAGTTCAGTGAGCAACTGGGATTTGATCCTGTGCTGTTACCCACTTATCTGGAAGAGATTATCAGTACGCTGTATGGCAGTGCCTATATGCATACCTATAATACCACTACAGCGACTGAATTAACGGCCGCAGACTACCAGGATATAGAACATGCCATGATGGCCGGTCATCCCTGTTTTGTGGCTAATAATGGCCGTATAGGGTATGATACGGTGGATTACCGCAAATATGCCCCGGAAGCAGCCACGCCTTTCCCGGTTATCTGGCTGGCTGGTCATAAAAGCAGAACCGTATTTACAGGTATAGACACCCTGCAATATGAAGAGGTATTGCAACAGGAGCTTGACACCGATACTATCACAAGTTTTCATGGTATGCTGAAAGAGAAAGGATTGCAACCGGAAGATTATTACCTGATGCCAACCCATCCATGGCAATGGTATAACAAGCTGGCGAGTATCTTCTCACCGGATATCGCTGCCAACAACCTGGTTTGCCTGGGTTATGGTAAAGATGCATACCTGCCACAGCAATCCGTGCGTACCTTATTCAACGTCACTACCCCCGGACGCTTTTATGTGAAGTCGGCATTGTCCATCCTCAATATGGGCTTTATGCGCGGTCTTTCCCCGTACTATATGCGTACAACCCCGGGTATCAACGAATGGGTAGCCGGTATCATAGAAGGGGATGCTTATCTCCAGCAAAAGGGCTTCATGATGCTGAAGGAGGCCGCGACCATGGGCTATACCAATCATTACTTTGAAACAGCGATCAAAGGAGAGAGCGCCTATAAGAAAATGCTGGCGACACTCTGGCGGGAAAGTCCGGTTGGCAAATTGCAGGCAGGACAACGCCTGATGACAATGGCCGCCTTACTACATGTAGATGCACATGGCGAGGCAATGCTACCTGCGTTGATCAGGGCATCCGGTCTCGATATCACCAGCTGGTTACAGCAGTATATGGATTGCTATCTGAGTCCGCTGTTACATTGTTTCTACTACTACGATCTGCGTTTTATGCCACATGGTGAAAACGTGATCCTGATACTGGAGAACAATGTGCCGGTAAAAGCGATCATGAAAGATATCGCGGAAGAAGTGGCGGTCGTAAACAGTGAACTGGATCTGCCGGAGAATGTAAGACGCATTGTGATTCCGGTGCCGGAAGAACTAAAGATACTCTCTATTTTCACCCAGATCTTTGATTGCTTCTTCCGCTTTGTGTCACATGTCCTTGTGGAACATGCCGACTATCCGGAGGAACAGTTCTGGGCACTGGCGGCAGAATGTATTCAGCGTTATCAGCAATTACACCCCGAACTGGAAGAGAAGTTCAAACGCACGGATCTGTTTGCGGATGAAATCGTCAAAACCTGTCTGAACAGGCTGCAGATCCGTAATAACCAGCGGATGATCGAGCCTAACAATCCTTTCAAAAGCCAGCAGTTTGCAGGCACGTTTAAAAATCCATTGGCGGCCTTTAAGCACAGACAGGTAGCGGTCGTTTAA
- a CDS encoding IucA/IucC family protein, translating to MFNTVTPREAVAHLQPEIWARVNRLHIRKMIAEYAHEQIIQPSYRHVKQGWVVYVLTSDQPDIEYRFRAKILHLNHWYILTESIEKMVNGQPAALDALAFIVEFSEQLNMDPSMLPVYMEEVAATLYGSAYMHVQGGPSSAYLAGAGYQEIEHAMTGHPRFIANNGRVGFDAGDYRSFAPEAAQPMPLLWLAGHQSCTEFTSIAPLDYAQVKQQELGSQAADFDAILNGKGLQPAEYIYIPVHPWQWYNKLAGIFAPDVAANKLVLLGYGQDQYLPQQSIRTFFNTDHPEKYYVKTALSILNMGYVRGLSPYFMRTTPGINEWVNNLVLQDAYLQETGFCTLREIATTGYSNHYYEQATKTDNPYKKMLAALWRESPLSKMKAGQRIMTMAALLHVDTQGEALLPELIQLSGLDADAWLQQYIHVYMSPLLHCFYQHDMVFMPHGENIILVLENHVPVRTIMKDIGEEVSVLSAEVPLPEIASRLRVSVPDEVRTLPLFTQIFDGIFRFIAAILEEHMDYPEKSFWELVAQVILTYRERHPQLEQKFQQYDLFVKEINPDALNRLQISNNRQLRNRANPFDVPAIGIVENPIAAFSPSPSYTKMATV from the coding sequence ATGTTTAATACAGTTACTCCCCGGGAAGCAGTTGCGCACCTGCAACCGGAAATATGGGCGCGTGTCAACCGCCTGCACATCCGTAAGATGATTGCGGAATATGCGCATGAACAGATCATACAACCTTCCTACAGACATGTAAAACAGGGATGGGTCGTGTATGTGCTGACGTCTGATCAACCTGATATAGAATATCGCTTCCGCGCAAAAATATTACACCTGAATCATTGGTATATCCTTACGGAGTCCATTGAAAAGATGGTAAACGGACAGCCCGCTGCGCTGGATGCATTGGCATTTATCGTAGAGTTCAGTGAACAATTGAATATGGATCCCTCCATGCTGCCGGTATATATGGAAGAAGTGGCAGCAACCTTGTATGGCAGTGCTTATATGCATGTGCAGGGAGGTCCTTCTTCCGCATACCTGGCTGGCGCGGGCTACCAGGAAATAGAACATGCCATGACCGGGCATCCCCGCTTTATTGCCAATAATGGCAGGGTGGGTTTTGATGCCGGTGATTACCGCAGTTTTGCACCGGAAGCTGCGCAGCCGATGCCTTTGTTGTGGTTGGCCGGACATCAAAGTTGCACGGAATTTACCAGCATTGCCCCACTGGATTATGCACAGGTGAAGCAACAGGAACTGGGTAGCCAGGCCGCTGATTTTGATGCCATACTTAACGGCAAAGGCTTACAGCCGGCGGAATACATTTATATACCAGTGCATCCCTGGCAATGGTATAATAAGCTGGCGGGTATTTTTGCACCTGATGTAGCGGCTAATAAACTGGTATTACTGGGATATGGGCAGGATCAGTACCTGCCACAGCAATCTATACGTACCTTCTTCAATACAGATCATCCGGAGAAGTATTATGTCAAGACGGCCCTTTCTATTCTGAATATGGGGTATGTACGTGGCTTATCGCCTTATTTTATGCGTACGACACCTGGTATTAACGAATGGGTGAATAACCTGGTATTACAGGATGCTTACCTTCAGGAGACCGGCTTCTGTACGCTACGGGAGATTGCCACTACCGGCTATTCGAATCATTACTATGAGCAGGCGACGAAGACAGACAATCCATACAAGAAAATGCTGGCTGCATTATGGAGAGAAAGTCCTTTATCCAAAATGAAAGCTGGTCAGCGTATTATGACCATGGCAGCCCTGCTGCATGTTGATACACAGGGAGAGGCGTTGCTGCCCGAACTGATACAACTTTCCGGTCTGGATGCAGATGCGTGGTTACAGCAATATATACATGTTTACATGAGTCCTTTGCTGCATTGTTTCTATCAGCATGATATGGTGTTTATGCCGCATGGCGAGAACATCATACTCGTACTGGAGAATCATGTGCCGGTACGCACGATCATGAAAGATATAGGAGAGGAAGTATCTGTACTCAGTGCAGAGGTACCGTTGCCGGAAATTGCCAGTCGCTTACGTGTGAGCGTACCTGACGAAGTAAGAACCCTGCCATTATTCACACAGATATTCGATGGTATTTTCCGCTTTATAGCGGCCATTCTCGAAGAGCATATGGATTATCCGGAGAAAAGTTTCTGGGAACTGGTAGCACAGGTAATACTGACATACAGGGAAAGACATCCACAACTGGAACAGAAGTTTCAGCAGTATGACCTCTTTGTAAAAGAGATTAATCCGGATGCATTGAACCGCTTACAGATCAGTAATAACCGGCAGTTACGCAACAGGGCAAATCCTTTCGATGTGCCTGCTATTGGCATTGTAGAAAACCCGATAGCGGCTTTCAGTCCTTCGCCGTCTTACACTAAAATGGCCACCGTATGA
- a CDS encoding creatininase family protein encodes MRKIAGVICLLFLICIRVWAQAPEQVLIEAMTSRELATRMAAGANTVLIFSGGTEASGPHLALGKHNYRVYRYAAQIADSLGNTLVAPVLPFAPNSPVLERYPGTISLTDQTFSDVNEQLVRSMVGSGFRYIILMSDHFNSQRPLKTLAAKLDSTLRPGGVRVFFSSDGYATARAQIEAGIARQGLVPGGHGGLWDTAETWAVLPAAVRTAYLAAGDTTHLGNGPLDAAGVSGDPCLATPEQGRLFGQLRVQLAVQEIRRWLSQVKQ; translated from the coding sequence ATGAGAAAGATAGCCGGTGTTATTTGTCTGCTCTTTCTTATCTGTATCCGTGTATGGGCACAAGCGCCTGAACAGGTATTGATAGAGGCCATGACTTCGCGGGAACTGGCGACTCGTATGGCTGCCGGAGCTAACACAGTGCTGATCTTCAGCGGAGGTACAGAGGCGTCTGGTCCACACCTGGCACTAGGTAAGCACAACTATCGTGTATACCGGTATGCAGCACAGATCGCGGATAGTCTGGGTAATACGCTTGTAGCACCGGTACTTCCTTTTGCACCTAACAGTCCGGTACTGGAACGTTATCCTGGTACCATTTCATTGACCGATCAGACTTTCTCTGATGTAAATGAACAACTGGTGCGAAGTATGGTGGGTTCCGGCTTCCGTTATATCATCCTGATGAGTGATCACTTTAACAGTCAGCGTCCTTTAAAAACACTGGCAGCCAAATTGGATAGTACGCTCCGCCCCGGAGGAGTACGGGTTTTCTTTTCAAGTGATGGATACGCGACAGCAAGAGCGCAGATAGAAGCCGGTATCGCCCGTCAGGGACTGGTGCCCGGTGGACATGGCGGCTTGTGGGATACAGCGGAAACTTGGGCCGTATTACCAGCAGCAGTACGCACCGCTTATCTGGCTGCCGGAGATACGACGCATCTGGGTAATGGTCCGCTGGATGCTGCCGGCGTATCCGGAGATCCCTGTCTGGCAACACCTGAACAGGGAAGACTATTTGGTCAGCTGCGTGTGCAGCTGGCTGTACAGGAAATACGTCGATGGCTGTCACAGGTAAAACAATAA
- a CDS encoding GNAT family N-acetyltransferase, with product MNTPIMTAIINSYCRGFSNWSCYEGIPKYDKALADYFSTTGHRFHLRLDFSIAGKEVFVPFRYFSESGYHVFDYPAIERTLSDDLISTIDATRLLTVIADHLKEEYPAIQLEQALDKLSAFPCPSQLEGGNMAAFNTLLSVTDISRHAAPEQWLVQDVLPMVACLGYQQQADETKLLSAIYERCEQSLVDHPLLNSNKLSVPNELLSFLLGEDKVTRPYPNPLHKAFFSAALIQPVGKESVYSRYFPKEDITVSIRPFDIDRDLEMVHDWFNREHAKKIWKMDWPLRELELYYRTMLPGNWSHSYIGEINGTPSYNFEVYWVVRDVLADYYDALPTDYGTHQFIAPVDPKLKFSSPSTQCMLDWVFAHPEVGKMVGEGSVESLAALMNKAHVGFRVEKVIQLPHKKANLNFCYREWYWAKFPENQHLAAQNTIPTIKQTTHETRSRI from the coding sequence ATGAACACACCTATTATGACTGCCATCATTAACAGCTATTGCAGGGGATTCTCCAACTGGAGCTGTTATGAAGGCATCCCAAAATATGACAAGGCACTTGCGGACTATTTCTCCACTACAGGGCATCGGTTCCATTTGCGATTGGACTTCAGTATAGCTGGAAAGGAAGTATTTGTTCCGTTCCGTTATTTCTCTGAAAGCGGTTATCATGTATTTGACTATCCTGCAATAGAGAGAACGCTCTCTGATGATCTGATCAGTACGATCGATGCTACGCGCTTACTGACAGTAATAGCCGATCATCTAAAGGAGGAATATCCTGCCATACAACTGGAACAGGCGCTGGATAAGTTATCCGCTTTCCCTTGTCCGTCGCAGCTGGAAGGGGGGAATATGGCAGCATTTAATACCTTATTATCGGTTACAGATATCAGTCGGCACGCAGCACCGGAGCAATGGCTGGTACAGGATGTATTACCCATGGTGGCTTGTCTGGGTTACCAGCAACAGGCAGATGAAACAAAACTGCTAAGTGCCATTTACGAAAGATGTGAACAATCACTGGTGGATCATCCCTTGTTAAACAGTAATAAGTTATCGGTGCCTAATGAATTGTTATCCTTTCTGTTGGGAGAGGATAAGGTGACTCGTCCTTATCCCAATCCATTACACAAGGCATTCTTTTCAGCTGCGCTTATTCAGCCTGTGGGGAAAGAATCGGTATACAGCCGGTATTTTCCGAAAGAAGATATCACTGTCAGTATACGGCCATTTGATATCGACCGTGATCTGGAAATGGTGCATGACTGGTTTAACCGTGAACATGCAAAGAAGATCTGGAAGATGGACTGGCCCCTGCGTGAACTGGAACTGTACTACCGCACGATGTTGCCGGGAAACTGGTCGCATAGTTACATAGGAGAAATCAATGGTACGCCCAGTTACAACTTTGAAGTGTATTGGGTAGTGCGTGATGTGTTGGCGGACTATTACGATGCCTTGCCAACAGATTACGGCACCCATCAGTTCATTGCACCGGTAGACCCTAAGCTGAAGTTTTCCTCTCCATCCACCCAATGTATGCTTGACTGGGTATTTGCGCATCCGGAAGTGGGTAAGATGGTAGGCGAGGGATCTGTGGAATCTCTGGCTGCATTAATGAACAAAGCACATGTTGGCTTCCGTGTAGAGAAGGTCATACAGCTGCCACATAAAAAGGCCAATCTCAATTTCTGTTACCGTGAATGGTATTGGGCGAAATTTCCGGAGAACCAGCATCTCGCTGCACAAAACACCATTCCAACAATTAAACAAACAACTCATGAAACACGCTCCCGTATATAA
- a CDS encoding lysine N(6)-hydroxylase/L-ornithine N(5)-oxygenase family protein: MKHAPVYNLIGIGIGPFNLGLAALLHPVKDVSAVFFDQSEGFDWHPGLMLHSATLQTPFMGTDLVTMADPTSWFSFLNFLKQTGRLYPFFIRESYYMLRREYNLYCQWAIKQLPSCRFSHKVSRLAYKDGLYEVTVQNTRTGDVSTWYAEKLVLGTGTQPYTPSFVNREQLPGVIHTSAYIPNKADILEKGNLTIIGSGQSAAEIFYDLLPATANGLQLNWFTRADRFFPMEYSKLTLELTSPEYVDYFYEMPPERRRKILAAQNTLFKGINYDLINEIFDTMYEMSVGGKKLNVQLNTNSELTDIKPGTGADTYTLHFNHVQQQRRFSLDTKSVILATGYKYNEPAIISGIEERIRRTSDNLMDVHRNYTIDIQNSEIFVQNAELHTHGFVTPDLGMGAYRNSHIINAIAGREVYKIEERIAYQDFGVINVKETASNLAIH, from the coding sequence ATGAAACACGCTCCCGTATATAATCTTATTGGTATCGGCATAGGGCCATTTAATCTGGGACTTGCTGCCTTGCTGCATCCTGTTAAAGACGTAAGCGCCGTATTTTTTGATCAGTCAGAAGGCTTCGACTGGCATCCTGGTCTGATGTTGCACAGTGCAACTTTACAAACACCTTTTATGGGTACTGATCTGGTAACGATGGCTGATCCTACCAGCTGGTTCAGCTTTCTCAACTTTCTGAAACAAACTGGTCGTTTATATCCTTTCTTTATCCGGGAGAGTTATTACATGCTGCGCAGAGAATACAATCTGTATTGTCAGTGGGCCATAAAGCAATTGCCCTCCTGCCGCTTCTCTCATAAAGTGTCCCGCCTGGCTTATAAAGACGGTTTGTATGAAGTAACGGTACAAAATACCAGGACAGGTGATGTATCTACCTGGTATGCGGAAAAACTGGTACTCGGCACAGGTACACAACCTTATACACCTTCTTTTGTGAACAGGGAACAACTGCCTGGCGTCATTCATACCTCCGCTTATATTCCTAACAAGGCAGATATACTGGAAAAAGGAAACCTGACGATCATTGGCTCCGGCCAGAGTGCTGCGGAGATATTTTATGACCTGTTGCCAGCAACAGCGAATGGGCTGCAACTGAACTGGTTTACACGTGCGGACAGGTTTTTCCCGATGGAATATTCAAAGCTGACATTAGAGCTGACATCTCCGGAGTACGTGGACTATTTCTATGAAATGCCACCAGAGCGCCGCAGGAAGATCCTGGCGGCCCAGAATACGCTCTTTAAAGGCATCAACTATGATCTGATCAATGAGATCTTTGATACCATGTATGAAATGAGTGTGGGGGGTAAAAAGCTCAATGTACAGTTAAACACCAATAGCGAGCTGACGGACATCAAACCTGGAACCGGTGCAGATACTTATACCTTACATTTTAACCATGTGCAGCAGCAACGCCGCTTCTCATTGGATACGAAGTCGGTTATACTGGCAACAGGGTATAAATACAATGAGCCTGCTATCATCAGTGGTATTGAAGAGCGTATCCGTCGTACATCCGACAACCTGATGGATGTACACCGTAACTACACCATAGATATCCAGAACAGCGAGATCTTTGTACAGAACGCAGAACTGCACACGCATGGTTTTGTAACGCCGGATCTGGGCATGGGCGCTTATCGCAATTCACATATCATTAATGCGATTGCGGGCAGAGAAGTGTATAAGATAGAAGAGCGCATTGCCTACCAGGATTTCGGTGTTATCAATGTCAAAGAAACTGCTAGTAACTTAGCCATCCATTAA
- a CDS encoding MATE family efflux transporter, whose amino-acid sequence MNAVLLRARSILNLFRSAIAGTEKDFTSGSVNRATFLLSVPSMLELAMESLFVMVDLLFVSSLGERAITIVGIVNSVVIIFHSVAMGLSIAATAVISRRVGEKKPRTAGLAAMQAIYLGITISVIFSALSISFNRSILHLAGASAELVHEGDLFSRIMFGCILLVVMRVLMNGIFRGAGNAAMAMRTLLLSNAVNAVLCAVLIFGVGPIPSFGLLGAAMATGIANLVGVSYQCWYFAKAEKVIKIGRQQLMLVPAIIKRICKLAVSGTLQYIIPSSSRFLMIIIVAKLGESVLAGYIVANRIIMFTVLPAWGIANAAGVLTGQNLGAGQPERAEQSVWKTGAFNMCFLGSIALFLLASGESIVHIFTREQTVAQHAALYLRYMSIAYFFFGYTMVISRSLNAAGSVNVVTLLYVLMFYITQLPLAWFLGIHSNWGPQGIFIAILASEIVLAAACLIVFRSGKWKKVKI is encoded by the coding sequence ATGAATGCTGTGCTGCTGAGAGCCCGTTCTATATTAAATCTGTTCAGGAGCGCGATTGCCGGTACGGAGAAAGATTTTACCTCCGGTAGTGTCAATCGCGCCACCTTTCTGTTGTCTGTACCATCCATGCTGGAACTGGCGATGGAATCCTTATTTGTGATGGTAGACCTTCTTTTTGTGAGCAGCCTGGGTGAAAGGGCTATCACCATTGTAGGGATCGTCAATTCAGTGGTCATCATTTTCCATTCTGTAGCGATGGGCCTGAGTATTGCCGCTACTGCTGTTATATCCAGGCGGGTAGGAGAGAAGAAACCACGTACGGCTGGCCTTGCAGCGATGCAGGCCATCTACCTGGGTATCACGATCTCTGTCATATTCAGCGCACTATCCATCAGCTTTAACAGAAGTATCCTGCACCTGGCAGGCGCTTCCGCCGAACTCGTACATGAGGGCGATCTGTTCTCACGTATTATGTTTGGCTGTATTCTGCTGGTGGTGATGCGCGTATTAATGAATGGTATATTCAGAGGTGCAGGTAATGCAGCCATGGCGATGCGTACATTGTTATTGTCCAATGCTGTGAATGCCGTATTGTGTGCGGTACTCATCTTTGGTGTAGGTCCTATTCCGTCCTTTGGATTGTTAGGCGCAGCAATGGCTACCGGTATCGCGAATCTTGTAGGCGTAAGTTATCAATGCTGGTATTTTGCAAAGGCGGAAAAAGTGATCAAGATCGGCAGACAGCAACTGATGCTGGTGCCGGCTATCATTAAACGTATATGTAAACTGGCAGTCTCCGGTACACTACAATACATCATTCCTTCTTCCAGCCGTTTTCTGATGATTATCATCGTTGCGAAACTGGGAGAGAGTGTATTAGCGGGCTATATTGTGGCGAACCGTATTATCATGTTTACGGTATTACCCGCATGGGGTATCGCTAATGCTGCCGGTGTCCTGACAGGGCAGAACCTGGGTGCTGGTCAGCCGGAAAGGGCAGAGCAATCTGTCTGGAAAACCGGCGCTTTCAATATGTGTTTTCTGGGTAGTATCGCCTTATTTCTGCTGGCCTCCGGAGAAAGTATTGTACACATTTTTACCCGCGAACAAACCGTTGCGCAGCATGCGGCGCTTTATCTCCGTTATATGTCTATTGCTTATTTTTTCTTTGGATATACAATGGTGATCTCCCGCTCACTGAATGCCGCAGGTTCTGTGAATGTGGTCACCCTGTTATATGTGCTGATGTTTTACATAACACAGCTGCCCCTGGCCTGGTTCTTAGGTATACATTCCAATTGGGGACCACAGGGTATCTTCATTGCTATACTGGCATCTGAAATAGTATTGGCCGCTGCTTGTCTTATCGTATTCCGTAGCGGTAAATGGAAAAAAGTAAAGATCTGA